One genomic window of Pagrus major chromosome 22, Pma_NU_1.0 includes the following:
- the rev3l gene encoding DNA polymerase zeta catalytic subunit isoform X2 — MFAVRIVTADFYLASPIKDLDVCYSEFRESGVKKVPVVRIFGATPAGQKTCLHLHGVFPYIYVPYDGYNQQPERYLRQVAFSIDRALNVAMGNPASSAQHIFKVVLVSGMPFYGYHAKEKHFMKIYLYNPHMVKRVCELLQSGAVMNKSYQPHEAHIPFLLQLFIDYNLYGMNLLNLTAVKFRRCHNKEDAAAVPDRQTPSSCPSISPLKSPCTSKLNDSTLGGTFTRWEEKAIPCSLILDEVEKQSTCELEVDAVAVDILNRLEIENQIGRNPGLQAIWDDEKQRRRQKNQASQIETPESQGRGSVTSTESEKIFMKRFKEILKENEFHVTQSLSVGNGEDQEDFPSEHTLHSDPLTLHSDPLTPEGLPCTLSNTVEVHRDSRPDTVRNSGNVPEEAVVDEEAILSLLENSQTFLPLSQTSSHSPLLDSSQDRAIIDLLAGLEDDGFCRTPVRQNSQSQSLPGARTYHCNSDEEEAGPELDKEEAEFSVIMSQRWDNEPAENSSSTRPGVKEPEDGLSDEQQESSDEDMEWSGNNSLFANLSIPQLDGAADESSDSSLTDSGSRTQSSVIVTEKILGKRNPFSGEPPSSAKTLLECKHSEHGPLHVLDTEQPLDKHFQSKSSQDSSSECSTGFKVNKEIPYIPPVKHPIPCKMANHPEVSPICVDKEDIRPLYTYEKKTSIALDKTDLESFRFGNRKVTKNRKKYGSIKNVETNCLSILQNHRTFSLCYSELRNCSAKTELELSQKDSKSPILRNISSSPSPLEEDEFLDPQEEEMGQDSEEGDVGELKIRYEDYQENKTERTIVAQQEAHYKFFPSVILSNCLSRKKTGSKKLAEPCSELEQTQPRRSRLKVNKKRLGMVGHRNKLNIVESSTSDSQVSIGLNSVTLACPVTADPEMPVLEENPVKEAEPIKDGPLTEGEPKEAKKEEPESEEMSVNEQTKPPSEPPATTVSSFSEEAKEEAEDRLSPLQDLPAKVTCTKPSALPGSKYTLRAKRKMIYDSEDGEHSGATRYKNPASVRDRLKDTNVSSGQEVKCQKRRKKEPPIIIKYIIINRFKGQKNMLVKMSKLNAEEQLVMLTPEKLEQYNKLAPLKDFWPKVPESTAVKFPITEPKAKKQPKRKAKVNSTNKKTVCNSSKPRVRHYEKVKRLKGSQRAPVVPSLLPPRPCYCELADDHGIEYTDVMVELGYLSDRSPSPTDLTPPRCWSPSDPLMDSRSSEQLINPLSDPCLSSAFDKPRTVSSTKGAQSKCQTAKSKKCNDTKRKVSKSATKPLEEEEPKKAKSKQSCGARPRQRKKAKDIDEGKPHNSTTTTRPRKSRKKQAEEPKSHDSCKDGSQLLFTEDELPPSESSSQEVPPFQQPVCTISCGQGSSQTASVSDFVARSIEPKVEDCETSIMEVNQSFSAAALLKHQGCQTTVVKVEASQECTAPPPPLAVKPFLEDNKEAQLAAASQHSGPKNGEIPTLSETPSGLAVLKQLLQKKQQGQALPLQVVGTSSHSTAIAQATALLDPTAKPAKSRRAPSTTPRKPRAPKSTTPKDKKPRVRKGKASNTQPNVSVKQEGNMSDDCPIFLSDPGMDSCNFIEDSLSPELPHNYNFDINAIDQTEFSSPYSSSQFVLTDKNLPVKFLSDVNQEAVSAQALGFEKKLDRLFGSGEELQRGSDWHKARPASPDLFDRPENGESIFLDSEKLKSREWDFSLGKAHTLSPFQDFHCERKELLFSIFEPVLPLPLSSASFVDHDGSPTGELLDGIDGLSSTTPSSSPRSISSLSQVRASQLLRGAGGGAHILKPLMSPPSREEILITLLDLEMSEATFQEPFCSNPSDAPGKPMEVGGRKLMVGTRLAKELAEFSGELSLEGLHFWKTAFSAMTHPATTITSSSQAQGAEVSEGNKEQAELDPSSASDKKVILLPCKNPPSRERVQLWLEARKQYESLQKGRRDTGLLKKGVGQNVEGNPETTEQPAAFHCPAVKIELCERLGSIRTQRKKKRNLSLIISPMQSTGSQCKSTEVSPVSDEDGGDFEQEGGEKDDDDDDKATSPESPELPPWQQSCQASPSGPDRLSESRPSENSPEPLSSRLSNSLERLGETLSPSLLHFSNKKEGRTSPILLHSTPYLRRRRRSKEDLEPVCSTPISEEDPVSQRLQQRRRSQADPLRRVLLTTQMKNQFAALNVPKKETSQIEGPSIANSYGFKISMQNLQDAKALHEVQYLTLMGMDLHARTRRDLEPDPEFDPICALFYCLSSDAPLPEVDSTQLTGAIVVDKDHQSCDRGVRGTAPLLVRSGVSGLQVTYATDEKVLFQELITIMRRFDPDILVGYEVQMHSWGYLLQRAAVLGVDLCQQMSRVPGDSKENRFAADRDEYGADTMTEINIIGRITLNLWRVMKTEVTLNNYTFENVAFHVLHQRFPVYSPRTLSDWFDHNTNLYRWKMVDHYVSRVRGTMQLLQQHDIIGRTSELARVFGIQFFHVLTRGSQYRVESMMLRVAKPLNYIPVTPSIQQRAQQRAPQCLPLVMEPESRFYSNSVIVLDFQSLYPSIVIAYNYCYSTCLGHVDSQGTPDEFKFGCTSLRVPPELLYQLRNDITVSPNGIAFVKSSVRKGVLPSMLEEILNTRIMVKQSMKSYKQDKALMRLLDARQLGLKLIANVTFGYAAANYSGRMPNVEVGDSIVHKARETLERAIKLVNDTKKWGARVVYGDTDSMFVLLKGATKEQAFKIGNEIAEAVTATNPKPVKLKFEKVYLPCVLQTKKRYVGYMYESLDQKEPVFDAKGIETVRRDGCPAVSKILERSIKLLFETRDISQVKQFVQRQCVKVLDGRASMQDLTFAKEYRGSGSYRPGACVPALELTRRMMAYDRRLEPRVGERVPYVIVYGIPGVPLIQLVRRPMEVLQDPGLRLNATYYITKQILPPLARMFQLIGVDVFSWYQELPRIQKASCSSAVGGEEVGRKGTISQYFTTLHCPVCDELTQLGVCSRCRAEPQQVAVTLYQDMRQWERQQDQLLKICRNCSGCAERQVPCVSLDCPVLYKLSRVNRQLSKAPYLRQLLEQF; from the exons aagatgcaGCAGCGGTCCCAGACAGGCAGACTCCCAGCAGTTGTCCCAGCATCAGCCCCTTGAAGAGCCCCTGCACCTCTAAGCTGAACGACAGCACCCTTGGGGGCACATTTACTCGCTGGGAGGAGAAAGCTATACCCTG CTCCCTCATCCTGGATGAGGTGGAGAAGCAGAGCACCTGTGAGCTAGAGGTCGATGCTGTGGCAGTAGACATCCTCAACCGCCTGGAAATtgaaa ATCAGATTGGCAGGAACCCGGGCCTGCAGGCCATCTGGGACGAtgagaagcagaggaggagacagaagaacCAGGCGTCCCAGATAGAAACCCCTGAGTCACAAG GTCGCGGGTCCGTCACTTCAACAGAGAGTGAGAAAATCTTCATGAAGAGATTCAAGGAGATTCTGAAGGAGAACGAGTTTCACGT GACCCAAAGTTTGTCTGTTGGCAACGGGGAGGACCAAGAAGATTTTCCCAGTGAACATACCCTCCATTCTGACCCCCTGACCCTCCATTCTGACCCCCTGACCCCTGAGGGACTGCCGTGTACCCTCTCTAATACTGTGGAGGTGCACAGGGACTCGCGGCCAG ACACTGTGAGGAACAGTGGTAATGTCCCAGAGGAGGCCGTCGTTGATGAGGAGGCCATCTTGAGTCTCCTGGAGAACAGTCAGACCTTCCTCCCGCTCTCCCAGACATCCAGCCACTCGCCCCTGTTAG ACAGCAGCCAGGACCGTGCCATCATTGATTTACTGGCAGGCCTGGAGGACGATGGTTTCTGCAGAACCCCAGTTAGGCAGAATTCCCAGTCCCAGTCACTTCCTGGTGCTAGGACCTACCACTGCAacagtgatgaggaggaggcgggGCCAGAGTTGGACAAGGAAGAGGCTGAGTTCAGCGTGATCATGTCACAGCGATGGGACAACGAGCCTGCTGAGAACTCCTCCTCAACAAG GCCTGGTGTGAAGGAGCCAGAGGACGGCCTCAGTGACGAGCAGCAGGAGTCCTCTGACGAAGACATGGAGTGGAGTGGGAACAATTCTCTGTTCGCCAACCTGTCTATCCCCCAACTTGACGGGGCCGCAGATGAGAGCAGTG ATTCGTCCTTAACGGACAGTGGCTCCAGGACTCAGTCTTCTGTCATCGTCACAGAAAAGATACTGGGGAAAAGGAATCCCTTCTCCGGGGAGCCACCTTCCTCAGCTAAGACCCTTTTGGAGTGCAAGCACTCTGAGCACGGACCACTTCATGTGCTGGACACGGAGCAACCACTTGACAAGCACTTTCAATCCAAAAGCAGCCAGGACAGCAGTAGTGAATGTTCAACAGGGTTCAAGGTTAATAAAGAAATCCCCTACATCCCACCAGTCAAACACCCCATTCCCTGCAAGATGGCCAATCACCCTGAGGTGTCACCCATCTGTGTCGACAAAGAGGACATACGACCCCTGTACACCTATGAAAAGAAAACCTCCATAGCTTTGGATAAGACAGATCTAGAAAGTTTTCGATTTGGAAACAGAAAGGTcaccaaaaacagaaagaagtaCGGCAGCATAAAGAATGTAGAAACAAACTGTCTGTCCATTCTTCAGAACCACAGGACCTTCTCGCTCTGCTACTCAGAGCTGAGAAACTGCTCAGCCAAGACTGAGCTGGAACTGAGCCAGAAGGACAGTAAAAGCCCTATCCTGAGGAACATCTCTTCATCCCCATCCCCCTTGGAGGAGGATGAGTTTCTTGATCCTCAGGAGGAAGAAATGGGCCAGGACAGTGAGGAGGGAGATGTTGGTGAACTCAAAATCAGGTACGAGGACTATCAGGAAAATAAGACAGAGAGGACCATAGTGGCCCAGCAGGAAGCACACTACAAGTTCTTCCCAAGTGTCATCCTCTCCAACTGCCTCAGTAGGAAGAAAACTGGGAGCAAAAAGCTGGCTGAGCCCTGCAGCGAGCTAGAACAGACCCAGCCACGCAGATCAAGGctaaaagtgaataaaaaaaggttGGGAATGGTGGGACATAGGAACAAATTAAACATAGTTGAAAGCTCTACCTCTGACAGCCAGGTCAGTATTGGCCTCAACTCAGTCACGCTTGCTTGTCCAGTGACTGCAGACCCAGAGATGCCAGTTTTGGAGGAAAACCCAGTTAAAGAGGCTGAGCCAATTAAAGATGGGCCACTCACAGAGGGAGAGCCAAAGGAGGCAAAAAAGGAGGAGCCTGAAAGTGAGGAGATGTCTGTAAATGAACAGACAAAACCACCTTCAGAGCCCCCTGCCACCACTGTTTCTAGTTTTTCTGAAGAAGctaaagaagaagcagaggatAGGTTAAGCCCATTGCAAGATTTGCCAGCGAAAGTCACCTGTACTAAACCTTCAGCACTGCCTGGTAGTAAATACACCCTGAGGGCCAAACGCAAGATGATCTACGACAGCGAGGATGGAGAACACTCAGGTGCTACCCGTTATAAAAACCCAGCCTCAGTCAGAGACCGACTCAAGGACACAAATGTCTCCAGTGGGCAGGAAGTAAAATGCCAGAAACGGCGCAAGAAGGAACCCCCAATCATCATCAAATATATTATTATCAACAGGTTCaaaggacagaaaaacatgctgGTGAAGATGTCCAAATTGAATGCAGAGGAGCAGTTGGTGATGCTAACGCCAGAAAAGCTAGAGCAATACAATAAACTGGCCCCTCTCAAGGATTTCTGGCCCAAGGTGCCAGAATCCACTGCTGTAAAGTTTCCCATCACTGAGCCAAAGGCCAAAAAACAGCCCAAAAGAAAGGCAAAGGTCAACTCCACAAATAAGAAAACAGTCTGCAACTCCTCCAAACCTAGGGTCAGACACTATGAAAAGGTCAAAAGGCTAAAAGGCAGCCAGAGAGCCCCAGTTGTACCGTCGCTTTTGCCCCCTCGGCCATGTTACTGTGAGCTAGCAGATGACCATGGCATTGAGTATACTGATGTCATGGTAGAGTTGGGTTACCTGTCTGATAGATCCCCGAGCCCTACAGACTTAACCCCCCCACGCTGTTGGTCCCCAAGTGACCCTCTTATGGACAGCAGGAGTTCAGAACAGCTGATAAATCCACTTAGTGATCCATGTCTTAGTTCTGCTTTTGACAAACCACGCACAGTGTCTTCAACCAAAGGAGCTCAGAGTAAGTGTCAAACTGCCAAATCTAAGAAATGTAATGACACTAAAAGAAAAGTAAGTAAGTCTGCTACTAAGCctctggaggaagaggaaccCAAAAAAGCAAAATCGAAACAAAGTTGTGGTGCTCGTCCAAGGCAGAGGAAGAAGGCTAAAGATATAGATGAAGGTAAACCCCACAATTCCACGACCACCACAAGACCAAGAAAGTCTCGTAAAAAGCAGGCCGAGGAACCCAAAAGCCATGACTCATGTAAAGACGGCTCCCAACTCCTTTTCACAGAGGATGAACTGCCTCCTTCTGAGAGTTCCTCTCAGGAGGTCCCTCCATTTCAGCAGCCAGTGTGCACAATTAGCTGTGGCCAAGGCAGTTCTCAGACTGCCTCTGTTTCTGACTTTGTAGCTAGGTCTATAGAACCAAAGGTTGAGGACTGTGAGACTTCCATCATGGAGGTCAACCAAAGCTTTTCAGCAGCGGCTCTGCTGAAGCACCAAGGCTGCCAGACCACTGTGGTAAAGGTAGAGGCTTCACAGGAGTGCACggcacctccacctcctctggcTGTAAAACCCTTTCTGGAAGACAATAAAGAGGCCCAACTAGCAGCAGCCTCCCAACACTCAGGCCCTAAGAATGGGGAGATCCCCACTCTCTCTGAGACCCCCTCTGGCTTGGCTGTCCTCAAGCAGCTTCtccagaagaagcagcaggGACAGGCCCTTCCTTTACAAGTGGTCGGTACGAGCAGCCACTCCACTGCTATAGCTCAGGCTACAGCACTACTAGATCCCACAGCTAAACCAGCTAAATCCAGAAGGGCTCCCTCCACCACTCCTCGGAAACCCAGAGCCCCAAAGTCTACGACTCCCAAGGATAAAAAGCCCAGGGTCAGGAAAGGCAAAGCAAGCAACACTCAGCCAAATGTATCGGTGAAGCAGGAGGGCAACATGTCAGATGACTGCCCCATCTTCTTGTCAGACCCAGGCATGGACAGCTGCAACTTCATAGAGGACAGCTTGTCACCAGAGCTCCCACACAACTATAACTTTGACATAAATGCCATTGACCAGACAGAATTCTCCAGCCCATACAGCAGCAGTCAGTTTGTCCTGACTGATAAAAATTTACCGGTTAAGTTCCTGAGTGATGTCAACCAGGAAGCTGTATCTGCTCAGGCGCTGGGCTTTGAGAAGAAACTTGATAGGCTATTTGGTTCTGGGGAGGAGCTACAAAGAGGCTCTGACTGGCACAAAGCAAGGCCTGCTAGCCCTGACCTCTTTGACAGGCCCGAGAACGGGGAGTCTATATTTCTCGACTCTGAGAAACTCAAGAGCAGAGAGTGGGACTTCTCTTTAGGTAAAGCCCATACACTTAGCCCCTTTCAAGACTTTCACTGTGAGAGAAAAGAGCTGCTCTTTTCCATCTTCGAACCTGTCCTACCTTTGCCCTTAAGTTCTGCGTCATTTGTTGACCATGATGGCTCGCCAACAGGAGAGCTTTTGGATGGCATTGATGGACTATCATCCACCACACCCAGTAGCTCCCCACGCTCCATCAGCTCACTATCACAAGTGAGAGCAAGCCAGCTGCTTCGGGGGGCAGGAGGTGGAGCCCACATTCTCAAGCCCCTCATGTCCCCTCCAAGCCGGGAGGAGATCCTCATCACTCTTCTGGACCTGGAGATGTCAGAGGCCACCTTCCAGGAGCCCTTCTGCAGTAACCCTTCTGATGCACCAGGAAAACCAAT GGAGGTCGGTGGCCGTAAGTTAATGGTGGGTACCAGACTGGCAAAGGAGCTAGCAGAGTTCAGTGGGGAACTGTCTTTGGAGGGCCTTCATTTCTGGAAGACAGCCTTCTCAGCCATGACACATCCTGCCACCACTATTACCTCATCTTCCCAAGCCCAGGGAGCTGAggtctcagagggaaataaagagCAGGCCGAGCTTGACCCATCCTCAGCCAGTGACAAGAAGGTCATCCTTCTGCCCTGCAAAAACCCACCAAGCCGAGAGCGTGTGCAGCTGTGGCTGGAAGCCAGAAAACAGTATGAGAGTTTACAAAAAGGGAGAAGAGACACAGGGTTGCTGAAGAAAGGGGTTGGGCAGAATGTGGAGGGGAACCCAGAGACAACTGAGCAGCCCGCTGCTTTCCATTGTCCAGCTGTGAAGATTGAGCTGTGCGAGAGACTCGGGAGTATCAGGACCCAAAGGAAAAAGAAACGCAACCTGTCCCTAATCATATCTCCCATGCAGAGTACAGGCTCTCAATGCAAATCTACAGAGGTGAGTCCAGTTTCAGATGAAGATGGTGGGGATTTTGAGCAGGAGGGCGGagaaaaagatgatgatgatgatgataaagcCACCTCTCCAGAGTCCCCAGAGCTGCCTCCCTGGCAGCAGTCCTGTCAGGCCAGCCCTTCGGGGCCAGACCGGCTCAGTGAAAGCAGGCCGAGTGAAAACTCTCCAGAACCACTGTCATCACGGCTCTCTAACTCTCTGGAGAGACTAGGGGAGACTCTTAGTCCCTCACTTCTCCATTTTAGTAACAAGAAAGAGGGGAGGACTAGTCCCATCCTCCTTCACAGTACCCCCTATTTAAGGAGGCGGCGGAGAAGCAAGGAAGATCTGGAGCCAGTGTGCAGCACTCCTATATCTGAGG AGGACCCTGTTTCTCAAAGGCTCCAGCAGCGGAGGAGAAGCCAAGCAGACCCACTGAGAAGAGTGTTACTGACCACACAGATGAAG AACCAGTTTGCTGCTTTGAATGTGCCAAAGAAAGAGACCTCTCAGATTGAAGGGCCCAGTATAGCCAACTCTTATGGCTTCAAAATCAGCATGCAGAACCTGCAGGATGCCAAAGCTCTGCATGAG GTCCAGTACCTAACACTGATGGGCATGGATCTCCATGCAAGAACCCGACGTGACCTCGAGCCTGACCCCGAGTTTGATCCCATATGTGCCTTATTCTACTGCCTCAGTTCTGATGCTCCCTTGCCAGAAGTAGACAGTACCCAGCTGACGGGTGCCATTGTGGTGGACAAAGACCATCAAAGTTGTGACAGAG GTGTCAGAGGAACAGCACCCCTGCTGGTCAGGTCGGGCGTCTCTGGGCTGCAGGTGACATATGCCACTGATGAGAAGGTGCTGTTTCAGGAGCTGATCACCATCATGAGGAG GTTTGACCCGGACATCCTGGTCGGGTATGAGGTGCAGATGCATTCCTGGGGCTACCTCCTCCAGCGGGCTGCAGTGCTCGGAGTGGACCTGTGTCAGCAGATGTCACGAGTGCCAG GTGACTCCAAAGAGAACCGCTTCGCCGCAGACAGGGATGAGTATGGAGCCGACACCATGACTGAGATCAACATCATCGGACGCATCACCCTCAACCTGTGGAGGGTGATGAAGACTGAG GTGACGTTGAACAACTACACTTTTGAGAACGTGGCCTTCCATGTACTCCACCAGCGCTTCCCCGTGTACAGCCCCCGCACGCTGTCCGACTGGTTTGACCACAACACCAACCTCTACAG GTGGAAGATGGTGGACCACTATGTGAGCCGTGTGCGCGGCACCATGCAGCTTCTCCAGCAGCATGACATTATCGGCAGAACCAGCGAGCTGGCCAGAGTTTTTGGGATTCAGTTCTTTCACGTTCTGACCCGAGGATCACAG TACCGCGTTGAGTCTATGATGCTACGTGTGGCCAAGCCGTTGAACTACATTCCTGTGACACCCAGCATTCAGCAGCGAGCCCAGCAGAGGGCGCCGCAGTGCCTTCCTCTGGTGATGGAGCCTGAGTCGCGCTTCTACAGTAACTCAGTGATTGTACTGGACTTTCAGTCACTCTACCCCTCCATTGTCATCGCATACAACTACTGCTACTCCACCTGCCTCGGCCACGTGGACAGCCAGGGAAC GCCTGATGAGTTCAAGTTTGGCTGCACCTCCCTGCGGGTTCCTCCAGAGCTCCTCTACCAGCTCCGCAATGACATCACCGTGTCACCCAACGGCATTGCCTTTGTCAAG tCCTCAGTGCGTAAAGGGGTCCTGCCCAGCATGCTGGAGGAAATCCTCAACACGCGGATCATGGTGAAGCAGTCGATGAAGAGCTACAAGCAGGACAAGGCCCTGATGAGGCTGCTGGACGCCCGACAGCTCGGACTTAAGCTCATTGCCAACGTCACCTTTGGCTACGCCGCCGCCAACTACTCTGGACGCATGCCCAATGTGGAG GTTGGCGACAGCATCGTTCACAAAGCCAGAGAGACCCTGGAGAGAGCCATCAAGCTGGTCAATGACACTAAGAAATGGGGAGCGCGTGTTGTGTACGGGGACACCGACAG catgTTTGTTCTGCTGAAGGGAGCCACCAAAGAGCAGGCGTTCAAGATCGGCAATGAGATCGCAGAGGCAGTGACTGCAACCAACCCCAAGCCAGTCAAGCTCAAGTTTGAGAAG GTGTACCTGCCCTGCGTGCTTCAGACAAAGAAGCGCTACGTGGGCTACATGTACGAGAGCCTTGACCAAAAGGAGCCTGTGTTTGACGCCAAAGGGATCGAGACGGTGCGCCGCGATGGCTGCCCTGCTGTTTCCAAG ATCCTGGAGCGTTCCATTAAGCTGCTGTTTGAGACTCGGGACATCAGCCAGGTGAAGCAGTTCGTGCAGCGGCAGTGTGTGAAGGTTCTGGACGGCCGGGCCAGCATGCAGGACCTCACCTTCGCCAAGGAGTACCGGGGCAGTGGCTCGTACCGGCCCGGAGCCTGTGTGCCTGCCTTGGAGCTcaccag GCGTATGATGGCGTACGACCGTCGCCTGGAGCCACGAGTGGGTGAGCGGGTCCCCTATGTGATTGTGTACGGGATCCCCGGCGTGCCCCTCATCCAGCTGGTGCGTCGGCCCATGGAGGTGCTGCAGGACCCCGGCCTCCGTCTCAATGCCACCTACTACATCACCAAGCAGATCCTGCCGCCACTGGCCCGAATGTTCCAACTGATTGGAGTGGATGTGTTCAGCTGGTACCAGGAGCTGCCCAGG atCCAGAAGGCGTCCTGCTCCTCTGCGGTGGGTGGAGAGGAAGTGGGGAGGAAAGGAACCATTTCCCAGTACTTCACCACGCTTCATTGCCCCGTGTGTGACGAGCTGACCCAGCTGGGCGTGTGCTCACGGTGCCGCGCTGAGCCCCAGCAAGTCGCAGTTACACTCTACCAGGACATGAGACAATGGGAGAGACAGCAGGACCAGCTGCTGAAG atCTGTAGGAACTGTAGTGGCTGTGCAGAGCGGCAGGTGCCCTGTGTGTCCCTGGACTGTCCCGTCCTCTACAAGCTTTCCCGGGTCAACAGACAGCTCTCCAAGGCCCCCTACCTCcgacagctgctggagcagTTCTGA